The following proteins are encoded in a genomic region of Opitutaceae bacterium:
- a CDS encoding class I SAM-dependent methyltransferase, giving the protein MPLHLEEKQQFDDTQIHELLKRISRQYEGRLSVYASIRRRLIPAEFFRLAADLLPPGSDVLEVGSGIGMFTLVLAAMRPDIRISGFELEPERVRQAEKARVALNIGNAHFACQDLRSPTFASAFDACVAIDLFHHLPKAASDNLMTTAFSSLRPGAKLICKEISTRPRMKWLFTYLLDLAVAPKDSFSYFDLPSRKEQLRTAGFHNVFGFRMNSLLPYPHIVIIGQKA; this is encoded by the coding sequence ATGCCACTCCACTTGGAAGAAAAGCAGCAGTTTGATGACACGCAAATCCATGAACTACTAAAACGGATATCTCGACAGTACGAAGGTCGATTGAGTGTGTACGCCAGTATACGTCGCCGCTTGATTCCGGCGGAGTTTTTCCGCTTAGCGGCAGACCTTCTGCCCCCCGGGAGCGACGTACTGGAAGTGGGCTCAGGGATAGGCATGTTCACATTGGTCCTAGCCGCGATGCGACCCGATATTAGGATTTCTGGGTTCGAGCTCGAACCTGAACGAGTGCGCCAAGCCGAAAAGGCACGCGTTGCGCTCAACATTGGCAATGCGCACTTCGCTTGCCAGGACCTGCGCAGTCCTACTTTCGCGTCAGCGTTTGACGCGTGCGTAGCGATCGATCTTTTCCATCACCTGCCTAAAGCTGCATCCGATAACCTAATGACAACCGCTTTCAGCAGCCTACGGCCAGGTGCAAAACTGATCTGTAAAGAGATAAGCACCCGACCGAGGATGAAGTGGTTGTTCACATACCTCCTTGACTTAGCTGTCGCGCCCAAAGACTCCTTCAGCTATTTTGACCTGCCCAGCCGTAAAGAACAGCTAAGAACCGCAGGATTTCACAACGTTTTCGGCTTCCGGATGAATTCGCTACTGCCCTATCCGCATATAGTCATAATAGGCCAAAAGGCATGA